In Candidatus Schekmanbacteria bacterium, a single window of DNA contains:
- a CDS encoding class I SAM-dependent methyltransferase codes for MNRNINLTMVNPDPNDLDESRGMASLLQDASIRFMDGVSATKLPFPDNSFDVVVSISVIEHISDDGDSAAMAEFVRVARPGGKIIITFPVMGEYYEEFRAHDPYGSQSWDRERKMFFFQRFYDEEAINERLIAQHNIDVISKEYYIEKKPGIFDKYMRNCIRKGIFYSSTDPLVMLRMFDGPTMDHPKDRMGNCMMVIKVK; via the coding sequence ATGAACAGAAATATTAATCTAACAATGGTGAATCCAGACCCGAATGATCTGGATGAATCAAGAGGTATGGCTAGCCTTCTACAAGATGCAAGCATCAGATTTATGGATGGCGTAAGCGCTACCAAGCTTCCCTTCCCAGACAATTCCTTTGATGTAGTTGTTTCCATTAGTGTCATAGAGCACATAAGTGATGATGGAGACAGTGCCGCAATGGCAGAGTTTGTGCGTGTTGCTCGTCCAGGCGGTAAAATTATCATTACGTTCCCAGTTATGGGAGAATATTACGAAGAGTTTAGAGCTCATGACCCTTATGGTTCCCAAAGTTGGGATAGAGAAAGAAAAATGTTTTTTTTTCAACGTTTCTACGATGAAGAAGCAATAAATGAGCGCCTTATCGCGCAACATAATATTGATGTCATTTCTAAGGAATATTATATTGAAAAAAAACCTGGGATTTTTGATAAATATATGCGGAATTGTATCAGAAAGGGTATTTTTTATTCGTCAACTGATCCCTTAGTGATGCTAAGAATGTTTGATGGGCCGACGATGGATCATCCCAAAGATAGGATGGGTAATTGCATGATGGTAATAAAAGTAAAATAA
- a CDS encoding FkbM family methyltransferase, producing the protein MLRIKQMIQKIFNLFGYRISRIDQRNLAHERKVANAFYQGHCFKVFMNDSIGDAILTGEGWDNHLQDIFGKYLSKSSGDILEIGANIGASFIPIAGRYPNLTFHCIEPIPDFYELLEFNKSSFGCTNVKLYNCAMGDVAGNEIVIHGQVGTAGALKRYDEHRYVDSFTLPIVTVDQMFSGYDIKMIKIDVDGNELSVLQGARKVLTDMDPLLFIEFHLRLMRDLNINPRDFLQLIQNFGYKEMTIWDNFGSYIGTIQSFDELLDIAESVPWYVDVLFQK; encoded by the coding sequence ATGCTCAGAATTAAACAAATGATTCAAAAAATATTCAACCTCTTCGGTTATAGAATCAGCCGAATTGATCAACGAAATCTTGCCCATGAACGTAAGGTTGCCAATGCATTTTACCAAGGCCATTGTTTTAAAGTATTTATGAACGACAGTATTGGCGATGCTATTTTGACTGGTGAAGGGTGGGATAATCACCTTCAGGATATATTTGGAAAGTACTTGTCCAAATCTAGCGGGGATATCCTCGAAATTGGGGCAAATATAGGGGCAAGCTTTATTCCCATAGCGGGGCGTTATCCAAATCTAACATTTCACTGTATAGAGCCGATACCCGATTTTTATGAATTGCTTGAATTTAACAAATCATCATTTGGGTGTACAAACGTGAAATTATACAACTGTGCTATGGGAGATGTTGCAGGAAACGAGATTGTTATTCATGGTCAAGTAGGCACCGCTGGGGCGTTGAAAAGATATGATGAACATCGCTACGTTGATTCTTTTACGCTGCCGATTGTAACTGTTGACCAAATGTTTAGTGGTTATGACATTAAAATGATCAAGATCGATGTTGATGGCAATGAGTTGTCAGTATTACAGGGAGCTAGAAAAGTCTTGACTGACATGGATCCTCTGCTCTTTATAGAGTTTCATCTTAGATTGATGCGCGATTTAAATATAAATCCGCGAGACTTTCTCCAATTAATCCAAAACTTTGGATATAAGGAAATGACTATTTGGGATAACTTTGGATCTTATATTGGGACTATTCAGTCATTTGATGAGTTGCTGGATATTGCCGAATCTGTCCCATGGTATGTTGATGTGTTATTTCAGAAATAA